The Flavobacterium johnsoniae genomic sequence GCGCTTTTACTTTTACTTTAAAGCCATAGTTTTGATGGGCTTTGAAAGGCAATAATTGAGCAACCGCCACTTCTAGAGATGTATATTCACCGTCAAAATCTATTTGGTTTAATTTTAAAGTAGAAGAAGCTTGGATGGTTGCTTGTTTCAATAAATTTTGAGTTTTATCAATGGCTATCCCTGGAATGCTTTGCCCATTGATGCTCAAGGTTTGTTGCAATTCTTTTAGATTATCAGAAATTAGCAATTGGGCTGGTTTCAAATTATTTTTCACACATTGTGCCGCTCCGTATCCAACAGCCTGTGCGGCATGAGCACAAGTTGCCATGACACGAGTCGAACCAAAAGCTACGTGAGTAGCGCTAATGATACGTCCGGAAAGAAATAAATTCTCTATATTTTGACTTATCATGGTGCGTAGCGGAATCTGATATACCCCTTTAGAATGGTATTGGGTACAACCCGGACGGCTGTCATAGACCCCATCCGAAGGATGTAAATCGACTGCCCAGCCTCCAAAAGACACCGCATCCTCAAACGTATTTTGTTCGATTAGATCTTGTTGTTTGATCATATAATGTCCCTCAAAACGGCGGCTTTCTCGTTTACCAGGAATCGTTCCAACCCACTCCAACGTTAGATTTGCAGCATCAGGAAATTCACCCGAGTTTTTGATGTAATCCCAAACTCCATAAACTACTTTCCATAGTTCCCATTTGATGTCTTCAGATTCGTGAATGGTATCTTTTCGTCCGCCATATTCCAACCACCACAAACGACAACCCGAATCTTTATCACTCAAGCTTTTATATCGTGGAATTTCGGTAATGTCTTTTAAGGCAAATTCTGGAGCGACATATTTTACTGGTGCTCCCGTATCTTTACTGTAAAAATAAATGGTATGTCCTAGTAATTCACCATAGGATTGGTCAGGAGCAAATTTCTCTCCAAATTCTTCCACTTTTTCAGCACCCATTCTAAACGCAGCGCCAGCCTGAAAACCCACAATTCCATCTCCCGAAGCGTCACAAAATAAATTGGATTTAAGGATATAAGTAGTTGAGTTTTGGCTACAAAAGGCAGTAACTTGACTAATGTTTTTGGTATCCGCTTTTTCTACCTCATAAACTGCGGTGTTTAATAACAGCGTTAAATTTTTCTCATTCGAAACTTTTTCTAACAAAACCGTATCAAATATAAGTGCATTTCCTTCTTTATTTCGATATAAATTTTCGACTAAAATCTCATCGATGATACCGCCCTCACGAGCCCAACGGTTGTTGTTTCCCATATGTGAAGTTGCGCCCAAAGTCCACAAACGAACTTCGCTTGAAGCGTTACCACCCAAAACAGGTCTATCTTGAACAAGAGTTACAGTTACACCCTCACGGGCAGCTGCAATGGCCGCACAAACACCAGCTAATCCTCCGCCAACAACGACTAAATCAGATTGAATTGTAGTAATTTTATTGGATCTTACTTTTGAACTAAAGCTTTCTACTTGCATTTTTTTCTTAATTAAATCGTATGTATTTATTCTTTATTTTTATAAACTATGAAGATGCCCAATAAGCAAACTGCTGCTCCCACTCCTACCACGATAGAAATTAAAATAGTAGAAATAAATTCTAATGAAAGTATTAAGGCTCCTGTTAAGGCAACTCCAATTCCAATGACTCTTCCCCCTTTTTTATTACTTCCATCCGAATCATCTTCATATACATTTTCACCAATAGCTGTTTTTTGTACATAAGCTTCATAAGTATCTTGGGATGGATTGGTTTGGATTAAATAGAATTCTGATACCAACATTAATACCATTGGAACAGCAACACCTAGAATCATTTCGGCACTACGACTCAGGGTTATATCTAGTAATTGTGGAGCTAAAAATTTGAAAAATCCCGTAATCAATAAGGTGATTAAGGTAACCGATAACATACTAGTCCCTGTTTGTTTTTTAGAGAAAATAGTCCACAACGGAGGCAAAAACATGGCTCCTCCTGTTACCGCTGCTAAACTCAAAACAAAATTGACAACACCTCCTAAAAGTGGTACAACCAAAGCTACCCCAATGGTAATCAAGCCTAAAACAACGGTAGCCGTTTTCCCCACACGCATCAATTGAGCGTCACTTGCCTGAGGTTTGAAATGTTTAAAAAGGTCATTGGTAAAAACTCCTGCGGCGATATTTAAAGTGGTATTTACCGAACTAGAAGTGGCAAATATCATCCCAACGAGCATTAAACCGAGCATTCCCGCTGGTAAAACTTCTTTACACATTAATAAATAAGCACCTTCTGACTCTACTCCATCAAGATTTGGGTTTAGAATGCGGTAAATCATAGGAGGTAACATCCAAAATAACGGACTTATCACATACAAAGCTCCAAACAACCAGCCCACTTTTTGAGCGTCTTTGGGTGTGGCAACAGAGGTGTAACGTTGTACATAAGCCCAGTTTCCGGCCAAAAAAAATAAATTATAAAGTCCAAAAGCAATTATAAAAGCAATAGAATATTCTTCGTTTACCAAATTGAAAAAAGCATCAGGCGAAAGTTCTATGAATTGGCCTACTCCTCCAATTTTATCAAAAGCCAATGGAACTATGATTATGACAACGGCTGTTAAAACCACAAACTGCAACACATCGGTAACGATAACTGCCCAAAGTCCTCCCACGGCGGTATAGATTAAAATTAAGATCCCTAAACTGATGATGCTGGTATAAATAGGAATCCCTGTAGAAACCTCTACAATCTTGGCCACAGGGTATAAAAATGCTCCTGTGGTAAATAATGAAGTCAGTAGAAATAAATAGGTATATGTTTTTTGAATTTTAAAACCATAACGATTGGTTATGTATTCGGCTACGGTTAGCGAATTTGTTTTACGCCATTTGGGAGCAATAAAAAAACCTATAAGGATACCTGCAATAGCCATAGTCCATTGAATACTTACAGCTACCCAACCACTTTTGTACGCTATAGAACCCCAAACAACAAAGGTTCCTGCCGAGAAAAAACTCATGAATAAAGACAACCCACTCATCCACCAAGGCAAGGCGCCTCCAGCAGCAAAATAGGATTTCATGTTTTTTCCTGTTTTAGAAAAAGCCAAACCGCAAACAAAAATGAGTGCAGAAAAAATCAGAATCACCCAAATATCAATGTTTTTCATATAAGTAAATTTGTTTTTTAGTGGTCATTGATAAAATCGCTTTTTAACCAATTTTATTTGCATATGCAAAGCTTTCTTAAAAGGCGATTTCATAACCTTTTTTTAATTTTTATTAAAAGTAAGAATTGAATAAATGGAATTAAATTATATTTTTTACAAACCCTACCGAGAACGTTACCGAAGCTTGTTAAATCTTTCGAGAACGTTACCGAAAATTATTGTACTTTTATAACCTATTAATCATTTTCATTTGTAAAATAATCTTTTCAAGTTGTTTAATTCGCATGAAATATATTACCATCAAAGACATTGCTAAACAATTGAACACTTCAGTTTCTACGGTTTCAAGAGCCTTCAACGACAAGGCTGATATCAATCCTGAAACCAAAGCATTGGTTTTAAAAACGGCCAAAGCATTAGGATATCGTCCTAATCCTATTGCTAAAAAGTTAATGCAACAGCGTTCTTTTACTATTGGTATTATTGTACCTGAGTTTATCAATGCATTTTTTCCTGAGGTCATCATAGGGGTTCAAGAAATTTTGTTTGAAAATGGATATCAAGTGCTAATTGCTCAGTCTAGCGAATGTTTTGAAACTGAATTAAAAAATATCAAAACCTTAGAAGATAGCATGGTTGATGGCTTGATTGTTTCATTATCAAGTGAAAGCAATAATACCGATTATTATCAAAATTTAATTGCGTCGGGCTTTCCAATCGTGCTTTTCAATAGGGTAAACAATCAACTCAATTGTTCTAAAGTTGTTTTTAACGATTACAAATGGGCCTTTTTTGCCACCGAGCATTTGATTAATCAAGGTTGCAAGAATATTGTACATCTCAAAGGTAGGGATGGCGTTTCATTGACAAATGAGCGTCTAAGAGGGTTTTTAGACGCTCACCAAAAATACCAATTGAGCTATAATAAAAATCAAATTGTAGCTACGGGATTCACATTAGCCGATGGTCAAAAAGCGGCGCAAAATATAATAGACTCAGGAAATATTCCTGACGCTATCTTTGGAGCAAATGATCCGGTAACTATTGGAGCCATGCAAGTTTTTAAGAAAAATGGATTTTCTATACCAAATGACATTGCTTTTGTTGGTTTTACCGATTCACAAATGGCAACTATAATTGAGCCTCCACTGACTTCTGTTTCGCAACCTGCAAGGGAAATTGGTGAAGAAGCTGCTAAAATACTTATTGAACAAATTGAAACAAAGAAAGGTTTCCAGCCTAAAAGCATTACCTTAAATGGGCAATTAAATATACGTGCTTCTTCTCTAAAAATCACTTCATTGAAGTGACGAAAGTCATTTTATAAATTTTAGCAATGTGATAAATTATTAGCTATTAAATATTTTGCATGAAGAAGCTGGAGCTATTCTTGATCCAATTGTTTTTAACATTATTTCTGCAATTATTTCTTTCATAAAAACAACAACTTGCCTATACCGTCAAATCTTCAGTACTTCATCACTATTGCGACAACTAATTTTTTTAATCTTATTATATTACATTAAAAGTATAGGTGTTTAGAATACTATTGATTTTAAATAAAGACTTATTATAAGCTACTAACTCTAAAGATATAAAATTCCTCTATGGCAAGGTAACCAGTAGCAATCCAGTTTTACACTGAAAACCTTTAATTCATTTTGTACAAATTATTCCTATTGTTCAGTTTATATCTAGTCCCCTAAACATTGACCTACACTTTGAAAAAGTAAATTGCGGGACCAAAAAAAGATTATAATTATTTAAACAAAGAATAATGAAACTAAAATTAATTGTACTGCTTACTTTATGTATGTCTCCGTTTTTATACAGTCAAGATTGGAATGGCATTCCCGTTCCTGCAAATGCTGGAACAGGAAAAATTTGGAAAATTCAGCCACAGTCTGATGATTTTAATTACACCTATGAAGCGTCCACTAATCAAGCAACGATTGGCGGAAAGTGGACTAACTTTTATCACAACACTTGGGATGGTCCAGGGCCTACAAAATGGAGGTATGAGAATACTACCGTTAGCGGAGGAAATCTGCATGTTTTTGCAACTAGACAGGCAAATGAAACTAAGACTTTTACTGTAGATTGTGATGGAGATAATATTGCCGAAAGCTGGACTATGGCGGCTACAAGAGCGGGCTGCATTACATCGAAAACAAGGGTAAAGTACCCTGTATATGTAGAAGCGCGTTTTAAAATCGCAAATGCAGTTATGGCTTCTGATATTTGGATGCTTAGTCCAGATGACACCCAAGAAATCGATATCCTGGAAGCATACGGCGGAAAAGCAACTAGAAATGATTGGCTAGCACAACGTTTGCATTTAAGTCACCATGTATTTATTAGAAGTCCGTTTTTGGATTATCAGCCTACCGATGCCAGCACATGGTACACGGGAGCTACAAAAACCTATTGGACAGACAAATGGATTCGTCTTGGTGTGTACTGGGCTAGTCCAACTCGGTTAGAATACTACTTGGATGGTCAATTAGTCAAGGTAATGGACAATCTAGATACTGTGAACGGCAAAGACGGAATAGACCCATTAAACTATACCTCAACAGCTACTCCAAGAACTGCCGCTACACGCACGGGACTGGTAAAAGAAATGGATATCATTATTAATATGGAAGATCAAAACTGGAATGCCTGTAAAGGACGTACTCCTACTGATGAAGAAATTACAAATTTTGACAATCATAATTTCAATATCGATTGGATTCGAATTTACAAACCTGTGACCGATCCAAATTTAGGGAAACAAGATGCCAAGATTGAAGAAAAAAAATTGATGCTATTTCCAAATCCTTTTAAAGATTCTATTCAAGTAAAATCAGAAAAAAACATAAGCACTGTTCAAATTTACAGTTTGAGCGGAACTAAATTGTTGGTTGAAAAAATCAATAATACCAATGCTACTATTGCTACCAAAAACTTAAGCGCTGGAATGTATTTTGCACAAATCAATTGGGAAGATGGCACTACTGTTACTCAAAAAATTATTAAAGAATAAAATGAAATTCATCAATCTAACCCACCAAACACTCCTGACCCTAACTCTTTCACTTTTATTAAATAGCTGCTCGAGTACCACTAATCAAACATTAAAAACTCCTATAGCTGTTCATAACGAACCGGTAGAAATCCAATATACAGTAGAAGGAAAAACGGAACGGATAGTCCACCTGAAAGTAGATTCCAAAAATAACTATTCTAACTTATCCTTAGTTTGTGATAGCCAAATTTTGGTAGACAATATTGATATTCCGAACGCTGGTATTGTTACTGTAAACGCATTAGTCGATTTTAAAACAGAGGGAGAAAAGAAAATTAAAATACTCAAACAAGGTGGTGAGATCACCCTTTTGGATATAAAATTTAACGCTACAGACATTCCAGCTATCCCGCAATTTAAAGACATTTCGGATGAATCTGGATTAAAGACAGAATATACTTGGAAATACGGCGGTCCATCGGTGGGTGATTTGAA encodes the following:
- a CDS encoding FAD-dependent oxidoreductase; the protein is MQVESFSSKVRSNKITTIQSDLVVVGGGLAGVCAAIAAAREGVTVTLVQDRPVLGGNASSEVRLWTLGATSHMGNNNRWAREGGIIDEILVENLYRNKEGNALIFDTVLLEKVSNEKNLTLLLNTAVYEVEKADTKNISQVTAFCSQNSTTYILKSNLFCDASGDGIVGFQAGAAFRMGAEKVEEFGEKFAPDQSYGELLGHTIYFYSKDTGAPVKYVAPEFALKDITEIPRYKSLSDKDSGCRLWWLEYGGRKDTIHESEDIKWELWKVVYGVWDYIKNSGEFPDAANLTLEWVGTIPGKRESRRFEGHYMIKQQDLIEQNTFEDAVSFGGWAVDLHPSDGVYDSRPGCTQYHSKGVYQIPLRTMISQNIENLFLSGRIISATHVAFGSTRVMATCAHAAQAVGYGAAQCVKNNLKPAQLLISDNLKELQQTLSINGQSIPGIAIDKTQNLLKQATIQASSTLKLNQIDFDGEYTSLEVAVAQLLPFKAHQNYGFKVKVKAQEATMLTVQLRTSSKARNYTPDIILETIEIKINPGEQEVAFEFKTATTENQYAFVTFLSNDKLSIQSSTKRYTGVLSVFNGQNKAVNNNGKQTPPDNIGIDAFEFWIPFRRPKGQNIAMQIEPTIACFGVENLTNGFVRPYGSANAWLADLTDTKPTLKVEWETEVALSEIKLFLDPDYDHPMESTLMGHPEEVVPFCVQNYTIKDRSGKVLFEKKNNCQAINTWTFDSKITTKGFSIELEQSHSNVPVAVFEIFCQ
- a CDS encoding sodium:solute symporter family protein encodes the protein MKNIDIWVILIFSALIFVCGLAFSKTGKNMKSYFAAGGALPWWMSGLSLFMSFFSAGTFVVWGSIAYKSGWVAVSIQWTMAIAGILIGFFIAPKWRKTNSLTVAEYITNRYGFKIQKTYTYLFLLTSLFTTGAFLYPVAKIVEVSTGIPIYTSIISLGILILIYTAVGGLWAVIVTDVLQFVVLTAVVIIIVPLAFDKIGGVGQFIELSPDAFFNLVNEEYSIAFIIAFGLYNLFFLAGNWAYVQRYTSVATPKDAQKVGWLFGALYVISPLFWMLPPMIYRILNPNLDGVESEGAYLLMCKEVLPAGMLGLMLVGMIFATSSSVNTTLNIAAGVFTNDLFKHFKPQASDAQLMRVGKTATVVLGLITIGVALVVPLLGGVVNFVLSLAAVTGGAMFLPPLWTIFSKKQTGTSMLSVTLITLLITGFFKFLAPQLLDITLSRSAEMILGVAVPMVLMLVSEFYLIQTNPSQDTYEAYVQKTAIGENVYEDDSDGSNKKGGRVIGIGVALTGALILSLEFISTILISIVVGVGAAVCLLGIFIVYKNKE
- a CDS encoding LacI family DNA-binding transcriptional regulator gives rise to the protein MKYITIKDIAKQLNTSVSTVSRAFNDKADINPETKALVLKTAKALGYRPNPIAKKLMQQRSFTIGIIVPEFINAFFPEVIIGVQEILFENGYQVLIAQSSECFETELKNIKTLEDSMVDGLIVSLSSESNNTDYYQNLIASGFPIVLFNRVNNQLNCSKVVFNDYKWAFFATEHLINQGCKNIVHLKGRDGVSLTNERLRGFLDAHQKYQLSYNKNQIVATGFTLADGQKAAQNIIDSGNIPDAIFGANDPVTIGAMQVFKKNGFSIPNDIAFVGFTDSQMATIIEPPLTSVSQPAREIGEEAAKILIEQIETKKGFQPKSITLNGQLNIRASSLKITSLK
- a CDS encoding T9SS type A sorting domain-containing protein, coding for MKLKLIVLLTLCMSPFLYSQDWNGIPVPANAGTGKIWKIQPQSDDFNYTYEASTNQATIGGKWTNFYHNTWDGPGPTKWRYENTTVSGGNLHVFATRQANETKTFTVDCDGDNIAESWTMAATRAGCITSKTRVKYPVYVEARFKIANAVMASDIWMLSPDDTQEIDILEAYGGKATRNDWLAQRLHLSHHVFIRSPFLDYQPTDASTWYTGATKTYWTDKWIRLGVYWASPTRLEYYLDGQLVKVMDNLDTVNGKDGIDPLNYTSTATPRTAATRTGLVKEMDIIINMEDQNWNACKGRTPTDEEITNFDNHNFNIDWIRIYKPVTDPNLGKQDAKIEEKKLMLFPNPFKDSIQVKSEKNISTVQIYSLSGTKLLVEKINNTNATIATKNLSAGMYFAQINWEDGTTVTQKIIKE